TAGCACGCGGGCTGAGTTGAAGGACGACGATGTCCGTGGAGCCGCGGCCGCTGGCGTGGCCGGGGTCGGCTCCGGTGCGTCGAAGACGTTCACTGGCGACGTGGCACTCACCGTGGTCGTCTGGGCCTTCCTCTCCAAAGagctgccgccacgccgctgcgaTGGCTTGTGGAAAGAAACGGCCGTgggcaggcggcgcagcatctcCAGGTAGAGCGGCTCCCCTTTGCCGAAGACAGcgtgctcctccagcgcacgGGCCAGCTTGTGCGACACAAACTGCaacgagcgcacgcgcagctcgcCATTCACGTACGCAAGGCGCAGAAACATGCAGCGCCCCTCGTCCCACACCTCTTGCTGTCCTTCCAGCGtcgtcgccagcagcggtgacgaacgtgacgctgccgccgccgccgtcgcggcttTCGGTCGCTCTTTGCGGATCAGGACGTCGAACCGCGTCCACTCGCAGATGCCGACGCGTGGGTTGTACAGCGTCAAGTCGAGGCTGCGGAACGGAGCGAAGAGGGTGATGTGCATGTCGGAGCGGGCGTAGCGCACGGCATCTCTGCGGCGACTGGCGCCGTGCTTACGACTGTCACCCTCATCGCCCGCCGGACTACTCCGCTGCGACGCGGCTTGTCCGTCCTGCGCTGCCGTGTAGCGGCCCCGGTGCAACACCCacatctccctcctctccgctgcggcgtcgtcacGTTTGGCCGAGCGCGGTGGACGCCCACCGCCTGTGACGAGATCGTGCACGCTGCGGTACCGCGGCACCGTGTCTGACGCGGCCAGTGGTGAGTCGCCATCATCGTCCGCCCTCCTGCTGCCGGCTCGGCTGTCCACGTAGCGGCCCTTCTTCAGGCGCGACATGGTAAAGTAACTCGAGCCGGTTGTGTGCAAGACGCGCCACCCACTCGGCGCAAGCGGTGGcacggccgccacgccgtcctTCATGTCccgcgccacctcggcgcgcagctcctcttgCACCAGGTCCGCCAGCTCGGTGCATTGCGCGAAgagccgacgccgctgatCGAGAGCAGCGCGCTCGCTTCCGGCGGTGGGGTCCGACTGCGGTGGCAACGGCTCAGGCGATGCCGTGGCCGAGAAGGCGTTCGATGACGAAGGTGGCGCATCCCATCCCTCGTCTTGGGAGGGAATAAATTTTACGGTGCCCCGGGCCGCCGCGTCTTCGTCCTCCGCGGCTTCCTTCCCATCTTGCCTGTCTGATAGTCGCTCTGCCACGTCGCCAAGGATGCGGTCGGCGtggccactgccgccgctgctgccacgccgccacccctctccATCGTGCGGCCCAGAGGAATAGCAGCGAGTCGCAGCGGTGATCGCGGATATCGGTACCTTCAAGGGCATGGCCCAACTCGATACGCTCCCAGTCACATCCTTGGGGGCATGTCGACGGCATGGCAGGACTGACAGAGGCAGATTCTTAGCGCAGGTGGTACAGTACAACTCCGCCGCTTGCCGCCGTCTGTGCGCCGACGTTGCCCGCTGTGCACGCCAAAGGAGGCGAGaacgacgagcagcagcgacatgggcgccacagcagcacggcacgACTGTGGTGCGCTGCATTCATGTGACAACTGTGAGccggcacacacaaccacacacacagacccagacacacacgcaccgagacGAGCCAAAGGATTTCTGCAAGAGTTCCCGGGCACGACGCGCCTATGCAGCGCAGGCGCTTGTACCTgggtgtgtctctctctaaaggaggaggaggaatgGAGCGTGtaggggggggcggcgggggccAGGTCACGTGagcgagggaagggaagggaagaagggaagggaggggaaggatTGCCTAGCACACCGAGCTGGCGCAGCCTGCGGTGCGCGATGAAAAAGggaaggccgccgccgttgcagTGTATGCGTACCCATACGGACGCGGGTCCGGACGGGTACTTGAGCACTGGTCACAACACCACCGACGAACCCGCAAAGACCTTCTCCAGCGCTCGCGAGGAGGGAGTGGTGACGGACCGTGGAGCGGGGGTGGATGGGATGAAGCGGCGCTCAGCTTGCGGAAGGCGCAGATGAGGCGACAAGGAGGTGCGCGAAGCGTTTTGTTGTTGATTCTATGGCTCATCCCGTACTTTTGGGATACTCTCAGATACATGACGCACAGGTACGCAAAGACGCGCGAGGAGCCGTGAACCgattccccctccccattgCGTTTTTTTCGCTGCGTGGGCATCGAACAaccgtggcgcagctcatCGGAGAAGTGTGTgagtggggggtggggggaggtgcgCATTGTTTCCGCTCCTTCTTTGATGTTGTACACCCCCTCTTACCTTCCCACGCACCATCCCGCCATTTCTCGAAGCTTCTGGTTTACATCGACGACAACGCCAGCATACAGacacaaaacacacacacacacacacacacgcacgcgtacaagtacaccagcagcgacaccaaggagggaggggatcACGAGCGAGCGGTAGGAAggccggtggtggcggcgcggctggaggggaagaaggtacgaaaaaaaaaaacgacgaCAAGGAGAGCAGTGCGTAGCACACGTGCTCAACGCGCACGGAATGCACGCGAGCCGTGCGCCAACACCTGCCTGGAAGtttccttcctccctctgctcGCTCATTCCACCTGTTTTCACCATTACGCCTTCTGCCGCACTACCGCCACCCCTCTCCTGTGTTCCCCCGCTGcatggcggcgacgtcgacgccgcctAGTCGTTCTTCAAGAAGTACACTGTCACCAGGCAGTGAAACGAATCGTTCTCGAACGGGACGTGCACCATGCCGTCCTTTGTATTGTCCCAGAGGCTAATAAACCCGACAGAAagcgcagcaccggtgcGCTGCATGAACACGCACGTGACAATGTACTTGTACGGTTTCTTGAGCTCAGCGAGCTCCGTCAGGATCGAGTTCACAATGTCCTCCACCCAGCCATCTACCTTGGCGGGGTTCCACTGTTCGCCCGCAAGCTTTGTGCGCAACAGGTTGCTAATATCCTCTTGGATACTTTCACTGCTCAGGGCGCTGTTCTGTTCGAGGTTGTCCTCGGGCTCGTAGTCCGCCATGGTGGgctgagagagaggagggcagggcGGGGCTTCGTGATGGGTGATGACGATGATGAACGCTTCACCACGGGGTTCTGCGTAGTGTtacggcggtgccgcagaaGGCGCGCGGGTAGCCGAGGGGGGGACGAagaatgggggaggggaggggagctcGACGAAAAAGCTACACGGGCTAATTGAGGGCGGGACATTCACTTGTGCGCGGACAGGCATTAACATGCCATCCTCgcccacagacacacacagagacatgctcagagaggaagagaggtgTTGGATATCTGGCGGCGACGAAGGCGGCTCCAGCCATGCCCTCTTCAGCAGAGCATCAACTCCATCGCAGCCTCTctaggagagggaggggagggggaaggcggGGGGGGACGAGTGTGTAGGGAAGAGCAACTAATGGCACATCTCCATCGTTGccctgcaccccctcccgcttTCTGCACGTACGTCAGTGTGGACGCATGCGAGTTTCTACTTTCCATGCATCACGcgttcttctctccctctcacttGTACATTGTGTTGACTGTTTGCTTGTTGAGCGTACATGGCAGGGCCactgaggcggcggcggctgagtgaggacggcgacgacgacagagtcccggaagaaaaaaaggcgtgtgtcggagacggcggcggtccTTGGAGacgagagacagagagcgagccgggacgcacacacgcagacgtactcgcgtgcgcgtcggtgcgcgtgtgggcgaTGTCCTTTTTTATTTTGGTGCCTGTGCCctgagggaggaagagacataagaaaaaggaggcaggggacgaggaggccgcgAACCTgtacccacgcacacacacgcacgcacatctctctgtaagtgtgtgtgtgtgtgtgggtataTCACCGGCAGTGTTACAGCTTCCATGCTCCGAAGCCTTGGCAGAGGGGCGGCACTACGCAGCTCCATCGCACATCTGTACGGGCCCAAGTTAAAACAACGCGAAGGATAGCCAGAGagatgcttttttttgtgtagGCATTCATGGATGCCGGGA
Above is a window of Leishmania mexicana MHOM/GT/2001/U1103 complete genome, chromosome 13 DNA encoding:
- a CDS encoding outer arm dynein-like protein, whose amino-acid sequence is MADYEPEDNLEQNSALSSESIQEDISNLLRTKLAGEQWNPAKVDGWVEDIVNSILTELAELKKPYKYIVTCVFMQRTGAALSVGFISLWDNTKDGMVHVPFENDSFHCLVTVYFLKND